One stretch of Armigeres subalbatus isolate Guangzhou_Male chromosome 2, GZ_Asu_2, whole genome shotgun sequence DNA includes these proteins:
- the LOC134212843 gene encoding CCR4-NOT transcription complex subunit 1 isoform X3, with translation MDTAWGSLVMEIGYGFTASVEDCKNHLLKVGGREISAQDVAKIISSMCLTHASLSESSINLPTPSSFWPQGSDPGGKGKDGQNGGSSSENSTWKPEIFVQALKEVVPSLNWKDVCLGLDHSNFLIKDRPGLALLLSIVKMGMQASGLGQNFPVECVYQRWTNVEGQLSLITMILKSPDLYSFADHIYTSVSVDLLKTPPETDNKEVASWLSLHLVDVLLYIADNGFYAQAMEIFKIPIQLCPDILFMALLQINPPVTVSRQELFTTLIPIFLGNHPNSGTILHHAWNNTSFNPSLRHIILHSMSEWYLRGESDQSRLSRILDVAQDLKALSNLLNVRSFIFIIDLACLASRREYLKLEKWLADKIREHGEPFVKTIIKFLQRRFPQIMMGKFADEQIPKSAQLPPETLSTILSCLQACVGNVSPEVADIIMSMTQYNILLTSKTRAQQASQQQQPPPPGVVRPHRVLEAPFSASTLGGQIFPGASVESLSGLANNMAGLNLGGPGNSAFSFGSALGNLVSTPASPSRLLAGPSNSPFPLMSMPPTAPVGNIGRLPQTPTGDKLAMATAGQTNFAEIGMQAVSKEVEDEANSYFQRIYNHPPHNTLSIDEVLDMLQRFKDSPIRRECDVYQCMLRNLFEEYKFFPQYPDKELQITAQLFGGMVERNLVTTYVALGLALRCVLDALKKPEGSKMYYFGITALDRFKNKLHLYPKYCEYVHGIPHFDQFPPHLIEYIEYGAQGQEPPNKTLGPGPLPSSITQLLPGPSGVGGGNPLYRTSSATGTSNLTSAAPPAAPKVNLGSQLGTTNQPPRVKSIANATNIDTLLVATQEGEEKIINPPDAIQDKTAFIFNNLSQLNLQQKCEEIKDILQKDYYVWLAQYLVLKRASIEVNFHVLYSNFLDALKIQDVNKLVTKETFRNIKVLLRSDKAIANFSDRSLLKNLGHWLGMMTLGRNRPILHLDIDMKSLLVEAYNKGQQELLYVVPFVAKVLESCSKSKVFKPPNPWTMAIMNILAELHQEPDLKLNLKFEIEVLCKNLNIDVGDLKPAIYLKDPERAQNIEYQLSQPKPAKELQPIQVIQVTEEIASAGPSGSPAMPVMDPSLAVTGPPEPRFHYSDINITNFACINQHVIYSPNIALLHTHPHLKQIIKNALERTITDWITLVVERSVKIASKTCEQIIRKDFALDPDELRMRTASHNLARNLAAGMAMITCRDQLMQNIQNNIKTAFMTTLSPAQKEVAEAAANQLAADNMELVSAFIQKTAIEKVVPEMDKLLSTEYEMRKMARQEGRRYCDPSVLTYQAERMPERIRLSVGGVSPSQLAVYEEFARNIPGFQPITDRDNALFAPKLQEALPTVAQFPTPAAVAPDEIGVLYDELASKMEVFISSAVNVPQLHVHVNNMHTLLECLIIARRSRDNLTACNLLNKAVEGIMEGLMNIPDHIDQIKLFRDIHLRVMRLLQDPRAFGPIWTNKAITRYMLECREEIRYNVEAVDLLISSSFVNMPQYDMMLMQLMDNGNNYVAVVFAMQLVQTYFIDERQNTVITDNDLLNTIELLARLAAHPRAPEGLAHLMEMLRSNHDPNTFLVDRAHAGPTAHIHSGIIIARATDIEDPPGFAERAEYLLKDWITIFHTPSNSKDMIKAFGGFVNKMNVYGILKGDEPLTRFFRHATQSCIDLTYRNMNDPNWKTKIFQWIDAYVRLIAMLVKHSGEGGSTSTKLNLLNKVLGIVVGILMQDQELHGTAFQQMGYHRIFIMLFLELSAHDPVLENISLSVITAFCHTYHILRPSLAPGFCYSWLELISHRVFIGRILASIPQQKGWSMYSQLLIQLFKYLAPFLRNAELAKPVQHLYKGTLRVLLVLLHDFPEFLCDYHFGFCDVIPPNCIQMRNLILSAYPRNMRLPDPFTPNLKVDMLTDIGGSPRIFTNYAAAITPSSFKKDLDSYLKARSPVTFLSELRSNLQISNEPGSRYNIPLMNALVLYVGTQAIAHIRSKNLGPTMATIVHSAHMDIFQNLAVDLDNEGRYLFLNAIANQLRYPNSHTHYFSCAILYLFVEANSEAIQEQITRVLLERLIVNRPHPWGLLITFIELIKNPTYKFWDHDFVHCAPEIEKLFESVANSCMVVKSKSQPQMPNVESEIAECN, from the exons ATGGATACGGCCTGGGGAAGTCTTGTGATGGAGATCGGATACGGTTTCACTGCCTCGGTGGAGGATTGTAAGAATCATCTGCTGAAGGTCGGTGGTCGCGAGATTTCCGCCCAGGATGTCGCAAAGATCATTTCGTCAATGTGTCTCACCCATGCGTCGCTTTCGGAAAGCAGCATCAATTTGCCGACGCCTAGTAGCTTCTGGCCTCAGGGCAGCGATCCCGGAGGAAAAGGGAAGGACGGCCAAAATGGCGGGTCCAGTTCTGAGAACAGCACCTGGAAGCCGGAGATATTCGTGCAGGCTTTGAAAGAGGTGGTTCCCAGCTTGAACTGGAAGGATGTTTGTTTGGGTTTGGATCACTCCAATTTTCTGATTAAGGATCGACCAGGATTAGCATTGCTGTTATCTATCGTCAAAATGGGAATGCAGGCAAGCGGTCTGGGGCAGAACTTCCCCGTGGAATGTGTCTATCAACGGTGGACGAATGTGGAAGGACAATTGTCCCTAATAACAATGATTTTGAAGAGCCCCGATCTGTACTCGTTTGCAGACCACATTTACACGAGTGTTTCGGTTGATCTGCTGAAGACTCCACCGGAAACGGATAATAAGGAAGTTGCATCGTGGTTGTCACTTCATCTAGTGGACGTTTTGTTGTACATTGCTGACAACGGATTTTACGCACAGGCGATGGAGATTTTCAAGATACCAATTCAACTGTGTCCGGACATTCTTTTCATGGCATTACTGCAAATCAATCCACCGGTAACTGTCTCTCGCCAGGAATTGTTCACTACGTTAATCCCGATATTTCTCGGCAATCATCCAAACTCGGGTACGATTTTGCATCACGCATGGAACAACACCAGCTTTAATCCCTCGCTGAGACACATTATTCTGCATTCGATGAGCGAATGGTATCTGCGTGGAGAGAGTGATCAGTCACGACTGTCTCGGATTCTAGACGTTGCTCAAGATTTGAAAGCCTTGTCTAACTTACTGAACGTTAGATCGTTCATATTCATCATTGATTTGGCATGTCTCGCATCTCGTCGCGAATATTTAAAACTGGAAAAATGGCTAGCGGACAAGATTCGAGAGCATGGGGAACCGTTCGTGAAGACGATCATCAAGTTTTTGCAGCGTCGTTTCCCTCAGATAATGATGGGAAAATTCGCCGACGAGCAGATCCCTAAATCGGCCCAATTACCTCCGGAGACCTTGAGCACTATTTTGTCCTGTTTGCAGGCCTGCGTTGGAAATGTGAGTCCTGAAGTCGCTGATATTATCATGAGCATGACTCAATATAACATTCTTTTGACCAGTAAGACAAGAGCACAGCAAGCTTCGCAGCAACAACAGCCACCGCCACCTGGAGTTGTAAGACCGCATCGTGTATTGGAAGCTCCCTTCAGTGCATCGACATTGGGAGGTCAAATATTTCCAGGGGCGTCGGTTGAATCCTTATCTGGGTTGGCAAATAATATGGCTGGGCTCAATTTGGGAGGACCAGGCAACAGTGCATTCAGCTTCGGAAGTGCTCTTGGCAATCTGGTATCGACTCCAGCATCGCCATCTAGGCTGCTGGCCGGACCATCGAATAGTCCATTCCCGTTGATGTCGATGCCTCCGACGGCACCCGTCGGAAACATTGGACGTTTGCCACAAACTCCAACTGGTGACAAACTCGCTATGGCTACTGCCGGGCAGACTAATTTTGCCGAAATCGGAATGCAAGCTGTTTCCAAGGAGGTGGAAGATGAAGCCAATAGCTACTTCCAACGAATTTACAACCATCCGCCACATAACACACTGTCTATTGATGAGGTTCTGGATATGTTGCAGCGATTCAAGGATTCCCCCATCCGTCGGGAATGTGATGTGTATCAATGCATGCTGCGTAATCTTTTCGAGGAATACAAATTCTTCCCCCAGTATCCTGATAAAGAGCTGCAGATCACTGCTCAATTATTCGGTGGAATGGTAGAACGAAACCTGGTAACAACTTACGTTGCTCTCGGATTAGCGTTGCGTTGTGTGCTGGACGCGCTCAAGAAGCCGGAAGGCTCTAAGATGTACTACTTTGGAATCACGGCTCTCGATCGCTTCAAAAATAAGCTGCATCTGTATCCAAAATACTGCGAGTACGTCCATGGAATTCCACACTTTGATCAGTTCCCACCGCACTTGATCGAGTACATCGAGTATGGAGCGCAAGGTCAAGAGCCCCCGAACAAGACCCTCGGACCGGGACCGTTGCCGTCATCAATCACTCAACTTCTTCCGGGTCCTTCCGGAGTAGGTGGTGGAAATCCGCTCTATCGTACCAGTTCCGCCACGGGAACCAGTAATCTCACATCAGCTGCTCCGCCGGCCGCACCCAAAGTAAATCTTGGATCTCAACTGGGTACTACCAACCAGCCTCCAAGGGTCAAGTCCATTGCGAATGCTACCAACATCGACACCCTGCTAGTGGCTACCCAGGAAGGTGAAGAGAAGATCATCAATCCACCGGATGCTATTCAGGACAAAACTGCATTCATCTTCAATAATCTCAGTCAATTGAATCTTCAGCAAAAGTGTGAGGAAATCAAAGATATTCTACAGAAAGACTACTACGTGTGGTTGGCCCAGTATTTAGTTTTGAAGCGAGCATCAATCGAAGTGAATTTCCATGTTCTGTACTCGAACTTCTTGGACGCTTTGAAGATTCAGGATGTTAACAAACTAGTAACGAAGGAAACTTTCCGTAACATCAAGGTCCTGCTTAGATCAGACAAAGCAATCGCCAACTTCTCCGATAGAAGTCTGCTGAAAAATTTGGGACATTGGCTCGGAATGATGACTTTGGGTCGAAACAGACCTATTCTTCACTTGGACATTGACATGAAATCCCTACTTGTCGAGGCATACAATAAAGGCCAACAGGAGCTGCTTTATGTTGTTCCATTTGTTGCCAAGGTACTGGAATCGTGCTCGAAAAGTAAGGTCTTCAAACCACCTAATCCATGGACCATGGCAATTATGAATATTCTTGCTGAGTTGCACCAAGAGCCGGATCTAAAACTGAATCTGAAGTTCGAAATCGAAGTACTATGCAAGAACCTTAACATAGATGTAGGAGATTTGAAACCTGCCATCTACCTGAAGGATCCGGAGCGCGCACAGAACATCGAGTATCAACTATCGCAGCCTAAACCTGCTAAGGAACTGCAACCGATCCAAGTTATCCAAGTTACAGAAGAAATTGCATCCGCCGGACCATCTGGATCACCAGCCATGCCCGTAATGGATCCATCGCTAGCCGTCACTGGTCCACCGGAACCGCGATTCCACTACTCGGACATCAACATCACCAATTTCGCTTGCATCAATCAGCACGTCATATACTCCCCCAACATTGCACTTCTGCACACCCATCCTCATCTCAAGCAGATCATCAAGAACGCCCTGGAACGAACCATCACCGACTGGATCACGCTGGTAGTCGAACGCAGTGTTAAGATCGCATCTAAAACATGCGAACAAATCATCCGAAAGGACTTTGCACTGGACCCCGACGAGCTACGGATGCGAACGGCGTCGCACAATCTTGCTCGCAATCTGGCTGCCGGTATGGCGATGATAACCTGCCGGGATCAACTGATGCAGAATATTCAGAACAACATCAAGACGGCGTTCATGACTACGCTTAGCCCGGCCCAGAAGGAAGTGGCAGAAGCGGCCGCGAATCAACTGGCAGCCGATAACATGGAACTGGTTTCGGCGTTTATTCAAAAGACTGCTATTGAAAAGGTTGTGCCGGAAATGGACAAACTGCTCTCAACGGAGTATGAAATGCGTAAGATGGCTCGCCAGGAGGGACGTCGCTACTGCGATCCCAGTGTGCTGACTTATCAAGCGGAACGGATGCCGGAGAGAATTCGTCTCAGCGTCGGTGGCGTGTCGCCCAGTCAGCTGGCGGTGTATGAAGAATTTGCCAGGAATATTCCCGGATTCCAGCCGATTACTGATCGTGACAATGCTCTGTTTGCTCCTAAGTTG CAGGAAGCGCTCCCAACGGTCGCCCAGTTTCCCACACCGGCGGCTGTTGCTCCAGATGAGATAGGAGTGCTTTACGATGAGCTGGCCAGCAAAATGGAAGTTTTCATTAGCAGCGCAGTTAATGTACCTCAATTGCAT GTCCACGTCAACAACATGCACACGCTGCTGGAATGTCTCATCATTGCACGTCGTTCGCGGGACAATCTCACTGCATGTAATCTGCTAAATAAAGCGGTCGAAGGAATCATGGAGGGCCTGATGAACATCCCGGACCATATCGATCAAATCAAGTTGTTCCGCGACATTCACCTACGTGTGATGCGGCTGCTGCAGGATCCTCGCGCCTTTGGACCGATTTGGACCAACAAAGCCATCACCCGATACATGCTGGAATGTCGAGAGGAAATCCGCTACAATGTCGAAGCGGTCGATCTGCTGATCTCTTCGAGTTTTGTTAACATGCCACAATACGATATGATGTTGATGCAGCTGATGGACAACGGAAACAATTACGTAGCCGTTGTGTTTGCCATGCAGCTTGTGCAGACGTACTTTATCGACGAGCGTCAAAATACGGTTATTACCGACAATGATTTGCTGAATACAATCGAATTGCTGGCCAGACTAGCGGCTCATCCGCGAGCACCGGAAGGTTTAGCTCATTTGATGGAAATGCTTCGATCGAATCATGATCCGAACACATTCCTCGTGGATCGAGCCCACGCTGGACCTACGGCGCACATTCATTCTGGTATCATCATAGCCAGG GCCACCGACATCGAAGACCCGCCGGGATTTGCCGAACGAGCAGAGTACCTGCTAAAAGACTGGATTACAATTTTTCACACCCCTTCCAATTCGAAGGACATGATTAAAGCGTTCGGAGGTTTCGTCAACAAGATGAATGTATACGGAATACTGAAAGGAGACGAACCGCTGACGAGATTCTTCCGTCATGCCACGCAATCCTGTATCGATCTGACCTATCGCAACATGAACGATCCGAACTGGAAAACGAAAATCTTCCAGTGGATCGATGCTTACGTTAGGTTGATTGCTATGCTTGTGAAGCATTCTGGGGAGGGTGGTAGCACCAGCACTAAATTGAATTTGTTGAATAAG GTCTTAGGCATCGTGGTTGGCATCCTGATGCAGGATCAAGAATTGCACGGCACTGCTTTCCAGCAGATGGGCTACCACCGTATCTTCATTATGCTTTTCCTGGAGTTGAGTGCACATGATCCGGTGCTAGAAAATATCAGTCTCAGCGTGATCACTGCCTTCTGTCACACGTATCACATTCTGCGACCATCATTAGCCCCTGGCTTCTGCTATTCCTGGTTGGAGCTTATTTCGCACCGGGTATTCATCGGACGCATCCTGGCGTCCATTCCACAGCAGAAGGGCTGGTCCATGTATTCGCAGTTGTTGATCCAGTTGTTCAAGTATTTGGCTCCGTTCCTACGCAACGCCGAACTGGCCAAGCCGGTTCAACATCTCTATAAGGGAACACTGCGGGTGCTGCTTGTTCTGTTGCATGACTTCCCAGAATTTTTATGCGACTATCACTTTGGTTTTTGCGACGTTATACCACCGAACTGTATTCAGATGAGAAATCTGATTCTGTCGGCATATCCACGGAACATGCGTCTGCCGGATCCATTCACTCCCAATCTTAAA gtTGACATGTTGACCGACATAGGAGGTTCGCCACGCATCTTTACGAATTATGCTGCCGCAATAACTCCCAGCAGTTTCAAGAAAGATCTAGATTCATATTTGAAAGCACGATCACCGGTGACGTTCCTTTCGGAGCTGCGTAGCAACTTGCAAATCTCAAACGAACCCGGATCTCGCTACAACATCCCGCTGATGAATGCTTTAGTATTGTATGTTGGCACTCAGGCAATCGCTCACATTAG GTCGAAAAATTTGGGTCCCACGATGGCAACCATCGTCCACAGTGCCCATATGGATATCTTCCAGAATCTAGCGGTAGATTTGGACAACGAGGGTCGATATCTGTTCCTGAATGCGATTGCCAACCAGCTGCGGTATCCGAACAGCCACACGCACTATTTCAGCTGTGCGATCTTGTATCTGTTCGTAGAAGCCAACTCTGAAGCGATTCAG